The nucleotide sequence GGGTCTTGAGACAGATAGAAATCCTAGTGTGTACGAACTGCTTAATCAAGTAAAAGAAATGGTTAAAAATGATAATTATGAAAGTTTTGAATTTGAAAGAAAATACAGTAAAATAAAAGATATTCTAGGAGAAGATGATAGAGATTTATTTTTAGTGGATATGGATTTGCAAGTGAAGAAGGGGAGAAAAAATGCTGAAAGTAAATAAAAATGATGAGCCAAAATTTTTTGCGGAATTTAAAAAGAAAAGTAATCGGAAAAGCTGGAAAGATTTTGATTTTGAAATAAAGAGCAAACTAAAAGAGTATATGCTTGAAAATGAGCAGAAAATAGATGGAAATTATTTTTGTCCTTATTGTGAAAGACAGATTTCTGTTGAGAAAAGTCAAATTGAGCATATAAAACCTAAAGATAAATTTCCAAAGTTGTTTCATAATTACAGTAATTTTTTGACTGGTTGTCTTGAAAATCAAACTTGTGGTTCAACAAAAGGGAACAAATGGGATGATAAATTTGTGAATCCAGTTGAATATAATCCTAGAGATTATTTTGAATATAGTATTAGTACAGGCGAAATAATTCCAAAATATGAAAATGGAATAGAGTATGAAATGGCAATGAAAACAATAGAAATTTTAAATTTGAATCAAAAAAAATTATGTGAAAGCAGAAAAAGTTTTATTTATCAAAATTCTTCAAGAAAAGAAGGGAAAATAGTAATTAATATTGAAAATTTAAAATATATAACAAAATTTCCTACGCTAAAAGAATTTCTTTTAAAAAATTTAAAATCTGCAACTGAAAAATAAATAAAAAATTGGAGAGAGAAAAAAATGAAGGAAAATTTAGTAAAAAATTTTTATATTCTAAGTTTTAGTTATAAAAATTTGAGTTTAGAAGAAAGGGAAAAGTTTGTAAAAGAGGGGTATAGACATGTTTTGAGGGAGTATTTGGAAAAAAGGATTATAAAAGGGTATGTGGCTGTTGAAACTTGCCTTAGGATAGAACTTTATTTGGATGTTAGCAAGGAATTTGAAATTGAGAGATTAAAGAGGGATTTTAGGATTGAGAAGATGAAGGACTATAAAGGGGCTGAAGCCGTGAATTATTTATTGCGGGTGATTTGTGGGCTGGATTCGATAATAAAGGGAGAAGATCAGATTCTTGTACAGCTTAAAAAGGCATATTTTGATGCTCTTGACAAAAATATTACGTCTTCATTTTTGAATATAATGTTTAATCAGGCGATAGAAACTGGGAAAAGATTTAGGGCGGAAAGCAAGATAAACGAAAAAAATATTTCACTTGATTCGATAGCTGTAAAATTTATAAGAACAAAATTTGAGAGCCTTGAAAATAAAAAAATATTTGTAATTGGAGTGGGAGATTTGAGCCAGTCGATTCTTGTACTTCTTCACAAAATGAACAATTGCCATTTGACAATGACAAATAGAAGTTTGCGACGATCAATTGAATTGCAGAAAGTGTATCCAGATGTTCAAACTGCAGAATTTAACGAGAAATATAATGTTATAAAAAATATGGATATTGTAATAAGTGCCACTTCCGCACCACATTTGATTCTTGAAACAGCGAAAATTCAAAATATTTTGAATGATGGAAAAAAACGATTTTTCCTTGATTTAGCCGTTCCGAGAGACATTGAGACAAGTATTGGTGATTTTGAAAATGTTTCGCTTTATCATTTGGAAAATATTTGGGATGAATATAATAAAAATGTGGAAA is from Leptotrichia trevisanii DSM 22070 and encodes:
- a CDS encoding retron system putative HNH endonuclease, which encodes MLKVNKNDEPKFFAEFKKKSNRKSWKDFDFEIKSKLKEYMLENEQKIDGNYFCPYCERQISVEKSQIEHIKPKDKFPKLFHNYSNFLTGCLENQTCGSTKGNKWDDKFVNPVEYNPRDYFEYSISTGEIIPKYENGIEYEMAMKTIEILNLNQKKLCESRKSFIYQNSSRKEGKIVINIENLKYITKFPTLKEFLLKNLKSATEK
- the hemA gene encoding glutamyl-tRNA reductase, coding for MKENLVKNFYILSFSYKNLSLEEREKFVKEGYRHVLREYLEKRIIKGYVAVETCLRIELYLDVSKEFEIERLKRDFRIEKMKDYKGAEAVNYLLRVICGLDSIIKGEDQILVQLKKAYFDALDKNITSSFLNIMFNQAIETGKRFRAESKINEKNISLDSIAVKFIRTKFESLENKKIFVIGVGDLSQSILVLLHKMNNCHLTMTNRSLRRSIELQKVYPDVQTAEFNEKYNVIKNMDIVISATSAPHLILETAKIQNILNDGKKRFFLDLAVPRDIETSIGDFENVSLYHLENIWDEYNKNVEKRDEIVEKYSYIIEEQLKKIAEKLEKRRKYTNQKNIQMGENR